The stretch of DNA ATGTAAGACGGGGCCCCGGTTCACTTGGGCCCCGACGAACATGACAAGGAGGGCCTTATGGCTGACACAGTGCAATTCGATCTGGTATCGCCCGAGCGCCTGTTGACTTCGGTCGAGGCAACCGAGGTGCAGATCCCCGCATCCGAAGGTGACATGACAGCAATGCCTGATCACTCGCCTCTGATCACCACGCTGCGCCCGGGTATCGTCAAAGTAACTGGCAAGACCGGAACCAGCGAATACGTTGTGACCGGCGGTTTTGCCGAAATCAACGGCAGCAGCATTTCGATTTTGGCAGAGCGTGCGGTTGCACGTGACACCATGACGAAAGAAGACTTCAAGTCGATGATCGACGAAGCTAATGCCCGTCTGAGCAATGCGCAAGACGCGTATCAGAATGAGCCTGGCCCGGTTGACGAAGCGGCCAAACTTTTGTCGGACATGGTTGCCATCGGTGACGAGATCGGCCTGAGCGCGAACTAAGACACCATCACATTGTGATGTAAAAAGGGGCCTGAGTGGCCCCTTTTTTGTTGCTTATAGTCCATATGGGTCATGCGGGCGGAGCGGAATTGATCAATGCTGGTGATCTGGTGACTTCCGAAGAGTTCCCCTTTGGGGCTTTGACTAGAATATTTGATATGATCTGCCCCGGTTAGCCTGTGCTGGCCGGGGCAATTTGCTTTGAAACTGCGTTTCCGCATATCATTAAGCGAAAGTGGTAAGGGTTATTTTGAAAAGAGAGTATGGCGCAGATATCACTCGAACAATTCAATGGGCTAGTTGACACTATCTATAGTGCGGGCGCAGATCCGGCGAAATGGCATGAGCTGGTTGACCAGTTGGACCGCGTGCTGGACGGCGTATATCTTACACTTTACGGCCACGACATGCGCAGCGGTTTGGCGATGGGCCAAATCACCAGCCGTTATTCGCAGGAGTATCTTGACCGCTACATTGAATATTATTCCCAGATAAATCCGTTTCCAAAGGCGATGGCTCATTTGCAGCCGATGGATTTTCGCGCCTGCGGTCAGAAGATTGACCGCAGCGCATTTATGAACAGCGAATTTTACAATGACTTTTTGAAGCCGCAAGAAAACATCGGCGGTGGTGCCGGCGGGATGTTGTGCAACACACAAGATCAGATGCTAATTCTGGCGGGGCATGTTCGGTTAAAGCAGGAAGAGAAAAAGACCGAACTGTTGTTGGAAACCTTCAACCTTCTTGCCCCACACATTCGCCGCGCGTTTGAAATGCAACGTGTGCTGCAGGGACAAAAGATCGAGGCACGCGTGGCTGAACTGGCCTTAGACCGGGTTGGGCATTCGGTGTTTTTGTTGAATGATCAGGCTAAAATTCTGTTTGCCAACGGCAGTGCACGCAAGTTGCTGCGCTTGGGACACGCCGTTCGTGAGGATAGAGAAAAACGTTTGTGTCTTCGTGATCAGCATGCAGAGACGTTGATGATGCGCGCGTTGGCGCATCGGGAACACGATTCACTTGCTGTTGGGGCCGCAAGTTTTGTCGTGCAGATTGAGGCAGGAGTGCGGGTTGTTGCCACGCTTAATCCGTTCAGATTGGACGATGAAATAGCGTCAGAAGCGTCGTTTCTGATGGACGGCGGGAACGCGGCCTCGATACTTGTTCTGGCAAATGCGAAGCCTGAGCTGGCTGCGGCGTCTGAGGCGCTTGCCTTGCTGTATAACCTTACCCCGGCCGAGTGTGGTATCGCCGTAGCTGTAGCGCGGGGAGAGGCTCTATTGGATATTTCAGGGCGTAAAAACATCAGCCTCAATACGGTGCGCAATCAGCTCAAATCGGTGTATGATAAATCTGGCGTACGCAGTCAGTCAGCACTGACGGCGTTAGTGCATCGCCTGGCGCCGTGATGAGAAACGGGTGTCTAATGGTGTGAAATCTCAATTAGGTCCTCAATTTACTCGTATTTTTGACGAAAACACAATTTATGAGATTGACGTGCCGTGCGACTCTCTTTGTATTATACTACAGACGCGGATTTGGTAGCGTGAAAATATAGTGTGTTGTTGACGTTTATATGAAACAATTGGTTAATCAGATCGTCGGGATTGATCAGGGTGATAATATCCTGTTCTCAGATTTTGAAGATGGCGGTGAGATGTGGACGGGCAAAGGCCCGCGCATGCGCCGCAAAGCGCTTCGGTTCAGTCAACCTTTCAAGTCGCCGCCTGCAGTACATGTAGCCCTCTCGATGTGGGATATGGATACGGCGGTCAATGCGCGGGCGGATGTCTCTGCTGAAAATATTACCAAGAATGGCTTTGATGTCATATTTCGAACTTGGGGGGACACGCGAGTGGCTCGGGCTCGTATCAGCTGGTTGGCTATCGGTGCGCTTGGGCATGCCGATGACTGGGAGCTTTATTGACACAGTCGTTGTCTTGCTGACTGCCATGAATGGACAGTCACGCAAATATTTCCTATCGGAGCCTGAGTGAAGCAGAAAGCAGACCCCATGGCAAAGCGCAAACCCTTTGAAATTGGCGACCATGAAGTTGAAGCCGGAACACGGCGAACCATCGATGTCCCTGTCAGTACGCTTAGCGATCACACACCGGTCAACCTGTCGGTACATGTGGTGCACGGGCGCAAACCCGGCCCGATATTGTTTGTCTCAGCCGCCATTCACGGGGATGAGGTGATCGGGGTGGAGATCGTGCGGCGCCTGCTCAAGGCGACAGCGCTAAAATCGATGGCTGGCACCTTGCTGGCGGTGCCAATTGTGAACACCTATGGATTTTTGAACCATTCACGTTACCTGCCAGACCGGCGTGATCTCAATCGCTGTTTTCCCGGCGGAAGTCAGGGATCGATGGCCTCTCGCTTAGCACATATTTTCATGACGGAAGTGGTCCGGCGTTCAAATGTCGGGATTGATTTGCATTCAGCGGCGATCCACCGCAACAACCTGCCGCAGATCAGACTAACCACCGGCAATCAGCACCTGGCCGAGCTGGGGCGTGCCTTTGGTGCGCCGGTGATGATGCAATCCAAGCTGCGCGAAGGTTCTTTGCGTATGGCGGCAGAAGAGGCTGGCGTCGATGTATTGCTGTTTGAGGCTGGCGAAGGGTTGCGTTTTGATGAACTGGCTGCGCGTTCAGGCGTCAGTGGTATCCTGCGGGTCATGCAGCATTTGGGCATGGTTGGCAGCAAAGGGGTGCCGAAAGTCAAACATGCACCGGTTTTGGCCGGAGATTCGAGCTGGTACAGGGCACCGGCAGGCGGGTTGTTCCGTGGCTATGTTACCATTGGCGATGTAGTGCAACCGGGCACCGTACTGGGCGCCATCTCTGATCCGTTCGGTGAAGTGGAAGACGAGGTCTATGCTGAAACGCATGGGATCGTTATTGGCCGAACGAACATGCCTGGTGTCTATGAGGGTGATGCCCTTTTTCACATTGCGGAAACTGCGCGGGCGGATGCGGCTGCCGAAGGGGTAAATGCCCAACTTGAGGCAGCCCCACTGTTTGATGAAGATGAGATCATCTGAAACGCCACGATTGTTAACCAGCTAGACAGCATCGTTAACCAACACGTTTAGGCCACATCATATTTCGATAACGTATCTGTAAGGCTTTTACAGAGTATGGAATTCGCTGCATGCACTCCTGCGTTTTCTCGTTGATGAGCGCTGTGTGTACAGTGGCTTGCCAATAATACCAAAACTATTGGTTCTGTGGTTTTAGGGTGGATATATATTAAGAAATTATTTCACAAAGAGCACCTTTGCCCGGCTAGTCAGGCAACATCGGCAGATCAAAACGTCAATTGCCATTCGTTAAATCAACCGTGGGCTGTGTTGGGCTATGCAAATGTAATTTTGAACCTATAATCGACCTATAATAAAGTATGTGTCCACACCAAAGCGCGAGCAGAAATTTCTATTGAATTTTATCTGGGGAGACTAATTATCATGTCGCATATCTTTCGAAGGCTGGCGCAAGCATCCGCTGCTTTAATCTTATTTACCGGGCTTGCATCGGCACAAGAGGTCGACAAGCCAAACATACTTGTCATTTGGGGCGATGACATCGGCCAATCAAATATTTCGGCCTACACCATGGGCTTGATGGGGTATCGAACCCCGAACATCGACCGTGTTGCAAATGAAGGGATGATTTTTACCGACTATTACGCTGAACAATCGTGCACTGCTGGCCGGTCATCGTTCATCACGGGGCAATCAGTGTTCCGTACAGGGTTATCCAAGGTGGGCATGCCTGGCGCGCCAGAAGGCATGCAGTTGGAAGACCCGACCATTGCGGGCCTTCTGAAAGAGCAGGGTTATGCAACGGGCCAGTTCGGCAAAAACCATTTGGGTGACAGAGATGAGATGTTGCCAACAAATCATGGGTTTGATGAGTTTTTTGGCAACCTTTACCACCTGAATGCCGAGGAGGAGCCCGAGAACGAGGATTATCCTACCGATCCAGCGTTCCGCGAGCAATTTGGCCCTCGGGGTGTGATTAAATCGTCTGCAGATGGCTCAATCGAAGACACGGGGCCACTGACACGCAAGCGGATGGAGACTGTGGATGAGGAAACCCTTGCAGGGGCCATCGACTTTATCAAACGTAAAGAAGCAGAAGGTGTTCCATGGTTTGTCTGGTGGAATGGCACACGCATGCACTTCCGCACGCATGTGAAAGATGACATGCGGGCGCAGGCCAATGACATCATTGGTGGCGTTGCAGATGAATACACTGCCGGGATGCTTGAGCACGATATGCATGTAGGTCAGTTGTTGGATTTGCTGGATGAGTTGGGAATCGCAGACAAGACCTTTGTTCAATATTCAACGGACAATGGGCCCCACATGAACACCTGGCCTGATGCGGCTATGACGCCGTTCCGTGGTGAGAAGAACACCAACTGGGAGGGTGGCTTCCGGGTTCCTGCGATGGTTCGTTGGCCGGGAAAAATCGAACCAGGTTCGGTGTCGAACGAGATCATGCATCATATGGACTGGTTGCCAACATTCCTGGCGATGGCCGGTGTTCCGGATATCAAGGAGCAGCTTTTGTCAGGTGACGTCGAAGCGATTGGGCGCAGCTACAAAGTTCACCTAGATGGTTATAATTCTCTAGATTACCTTCTGGGCGAGGAAGATGCGTCGCCTCGGAACGAGGTTCTCTATTTCTCGGATGATGGCGATCTGACGGCACTTCGTTATGGCGATTGGAAGGCGATTTTCCTTGAGCACAGATACCCGCAAACACTGCAGGCATGGGCTGAGCCATGGACAGAGCTGCGTATTCCGTTGCTGTTTAATTTACGCCGCGACCCGTATGAACGGGCCAATATCACGTCCAACACGTATTGGGACTGGTATATCGACCGAGTCTACCTGCTGCTACCAGCAGCCGACTATGTGGGGCAGTTCCTTGCGACGTTCGAGGAATTCCCTCCACGTCAGGAGCCGGGTAGCTTCACGATCGGAGACGCCAAGGACAAAATACTGGGGCAGATCGGCTCCAAATAAGAGTCTCGTGATTTTATCGGGTTCCGGAGTGTTTCGGGGCCCGTTCGATATTTTGGAGATTGCCATGAAGAAATTATTTTCAGTTGGAATGTCTTTGGTTTTGCTTCCTGCAATTGCATCCACCGACCCATTACCATCTTGGGAAGGGGATTCTGAAACGCAAATTGTTGAATTTGTACAATCGGTTACCGACCCTAATTCAGAAGATTATGTTATCCCTTCTGATCGTATCGCAGTATTCGATAATGACGGTACTTTGTGGGGCGAGCAGCCGGCCTATTTTCAGTTGATCTATGCCGTTGATCAGGTTGCTAAGATGGCCGATGCGGATCCATCCATACTCACGTCTGACGCGCTTAAGGCTGCGGCGGCGGGCGACTACCAGAGCCTTATGGCTACTGGCAAAGAGGGTGTGATTGAGGTTCTTAAAATAACCCATTCCGGCATGACGGTAGATAGCTTTCAGGAGGCTGTCGCAGACTGGCTTGCCACTGCGACACACCCTAAAACGGGCCTGCCGTATGACCAGATGACTTATCAGCCGATGGTCGAATTGCTTCGTTACCTGCGTGATGAAGGCTTTAAGACTTATATCGTGTCAGGTGGTGGGGTCCATTTCATGCGCGTCTTCACGCAAGAAGCTTACGGCATACCAACCGAGCAGGTCATCGGAACTTACACCGAAACCGAATATCAGGTGACAGATGGTGTGCCGCAGATCGTCAAGGCGCCTGCCATTGGGTTTGTGGATGACAAAGAAGGTAAGCCTATCAATATTGAGCGCATAATTGGCAAACGCCCCATCATTGCCGGCGGTAATTCTGACGGTGATTTCGCCATGTTGGAATGGTCGACTGCGGGTGAGGGCCCACGGCTGGGCATTCTTGTTCATCACACGGATTCTGAGCGCGAATGGGCCTATGACCGCGAAGGCCATATTGGCGTTCTTAACCGAGGCTTGGACGAGGCTGCAGAGCGTGGTTGGGTCCTGGTTGATATGGCAAATGACTGGTCACGCGTTTTTACAGGGTTTCAATGATATAAACTCCGCAGTTTCGCGGTTAAGGGGATTTGTGGCGCCAAGCGGCCCATGCCTCGGGCGTGTCGAGATCGGTGGTCGCGTGCATGTCCGTCAGGGGGATCAACGTCACTTTTTCCTGTTTTAGCAAAGCGTTTGCGCCCCGGTCCCCCGTAAGGGTGTTTAAACGCTTAAACATACGCTGCGGAAAGATGACGGGATGGCCGGGCGTGCCATTGATATCGCATGCCCGGAATACGGATTGCGGCGCAGTCGTATATTCTACAATCATCTTCTGCAGGTCTATTGACGTAATCTCAGGCAGGTCTGCCAGCAAGACCATCAAGCTGTTCAATTTTTTCCGCTGTGCCCACTGTGCCCCTGCGCGAATTGAGGCTGCCAGCCCTTCGGATGCATCTTGGCAGGAGATAAGCGTTAAGGAAGGCCTGGCGAGCGAGGCAAGCAAGCTGTGCCGTAAAGATGGCGTTGCGGGGAGAGTAACACAGACCTGCATTCCAGTGTCGAGTGCAAGTTGGGTTTGGCGCTGGAGCAAGGGCTGACCTTCAACCCGCTCCAGAAGCTTGTCAGAGCCGCGCATACGCGAGGACGCCCCTGCAGCGGGGATCAGGATTGCCAAGTCGGTGTTTGATGGTATCGAGTTCATACGCCTGCGTCACAGTTTTGGATAAGCGCAGTCTGGCATGAGGCAGCATAAGGGGGAAGAGCCGCTTTGCTGTAGCTCAGTTTTCGCGCCCCTGTGCGATGAGGCGCGCTTGTAGTGTTTCGGTTTCTGGCGAACCGCTATCGAGGGCGAAGATGTAAGCATGTGTCAGGTAGAAACAGCTTGCGTCGACATCGTTCGCTTCATCCGCGGCTTGTGAGTACAAGCGCACCAAGGCGGGTTTATCACCCGCCTCATGCGCTGCGATCATTCGCGCGTCAAGCGTGTCGCTCATTCAGCGGCCTGTTGCATGGCGCGGTAAGTTTCGATCTTGCCAGCCACCCAATCGTGGAAGCAATGTGTCGGGCTATCCATCACAGGTGAGAAACGCCCGCCATCAAAACCTTCGACATGGCGGCCTTTCTGCATACCCTCGACGACAAAAATATCTTCCTCGAACACCTCTTTCCACATCTTGGTATTGGTGGCCCGCAGGGAGTGATCTGTCTTTGGCACCGCATAGTAGAGGTGAATATGCTCAACCGTTTTTTCGGTGCTGATTGGGTTCAGTACGATGGTGAAGGCGTGATCCCGCTGAACACCCAGCAAAACATTGGGATATACGGCGATATATTCGGCCTGCTCGCCCCATTTTGGGCCGACCACAGGAAAATCAGGGAAGCTCTTTCCCTCTTCGTCTTTGAGTTGGCGATAGACGGTTGTGCCCTGGCCCGAGTATTGGCCGTATTCTTCGATGTTGTAGTGATCTTCCAGGCGAGAATAGCTGTTTAACCCCGGATGCACCCAAGGCAGGTGGTAGCTTTCGCAGTAGTTTTCGATCGCCAGTTTCCAGTTGGTTTTGAGGTGCAGTTCAAAGTGGCTGTCGGTTCCGCCATGATACAGCGGCAGATCAAATTCTTTCCAACGCTCAATAAGATCTGCGTTTACTTCCTCAAAGGTCGGGGCCGTGCCTGAAAGGTTGACCCAGATTACATCGCGCCAGATATGACTGCGGACTTCGATCAGGCCCAGCTCAGATTTATTGATCGATTCGTGGGTGTTGTATCCGGCGCCGCCAACATGTGGTGTGGCAACCAAGTTGCCTTTGGTTGAATAACACCAAGAGTGATAAGGGCAGCGGATCGCGCCTTCAATTTTGCGAGCTTCCTCCACCAGAATCATACCGCGGTGTCGGCAAATGTTATGAAACACACGCACAACACCATCCTTGTCGCGAAGCAAAAGCAGAGGTTGCCCCAAAAATTCGATCGGCTTCGCGTCACCAGATTCAGGCACATCTGCCGCTACGGCTAGTCCAGCCCATTGAGTTTTCAGCAGCGCACTTTTTTCTTCCTCAAAAACAATGGGATCGACGTAGTGTGGATTGGGCAGGCCGTTGGCCTTGTCGACTGTGTTGCGCACATTTGACAGATCGGTGATGGGCTGCGGCATCGTGGCTCTCCGTTTTTGGTGGCTGCTGGCAAATCGAATATGAGCCAA from Roseovarius sp. EL26 encodes:
- a CDS encoding LuxR C-terminal-related transcriptional regulator codes for the protein MAQISLEQFNGLVDTIYSAGADPAKWHELVDQLDRVLDGVYLTLYGHDMRSGLAMGQITSRYSQEYLDRYIEYYSQINPFPKAMAHLQPMDFRACGQKIDRSAFMNSEFYNDFLKPQENIGGGAGGMLCNTQDQMLILAGHVRLKQEEKKTELLLETFNLLAPHIRRAFEMQRVLQGQKIEARVAELALDRVGHSVFLLNDQAKILFANGSARKLLRLGHAVREDREKRLCLRDQHAETLMMRALAHREHDSLAVGAASFVVQIEAGVRVVATLNPFRLDDEIASEASFLMDGGNAASILVLANAKPELAAASEALALLYNLTPAECGIAVAVARGEALLDISGRKNISLNTVRNQLKSVYDKSGVRSQSALTALVHRLAP
- a CDS encoding HAD family phosphatase: MKKLFSVGMSLVLLPAIASTDPLPSWEGDSETQIVEFVQSVTDPNSEDYVIPSDRIAVFDNDGTLWGEQPAYFQLIYAVDQVAKMADADPSILTSDALKAAAAGDYQSLMATGKEGVIEVLKITHSGMTVDSFQEAVADWLATATHPKTGLPYDQMTYQPMVELLRYLRDEGFKTYIVSGGGVHFMRVFTQEAYGIPTEQVIGTYTETEYQVTDGVPQIVKAPAIGFVDDKEGKPINIERIIGKRPIIAGGNSDGDFAMLEWSTAGEGPRLGILVHHTDSEREWAYDREGHIGVLNRGLDEAAERGWVLVDMANDWSRVFTGFQ
- a CDS encoding F0F1 ATP synthase subunit epsilon is translated as MADTVQFDLVSPERLLTSVEATEVQIPASEGDMTAMPDHSPLITTLRPGIVKVTGKTGTSEYVVTGGFAEINGSSISILAERAVARDTMTKEDFKSMIDEANARLSNAQDAYQNEPGPVDEAAKLLSDMVAIGDEIGLSAN
- a CDS encoding arylsulfatase, producing the protein MSHIFRRLAQASAALILFTGLASAQEVDKPNILVIWGDDIGQSNISAYTMGLMGYRTPNIDRVANEGMIFTDYYAEQSCTAGRSSFITGQSVFRTGLSKVGMPGAPEGMQLEDPTIAGLLKEQGYATGQFGKNHLGDRDEMLPTNHGFDEFFGNLYHLNAEEEPENEDYPTDPAFREQFGPRGVIKSSADGSIEDTGPLTRKRMETVDEETLAGAIDFIKRKEAEGVPWFVWWNGTRMHFRTHVKDDMRAQANDIIGGVADEYTAGMLEHDMHVGQLLDLLDELGIADKTFVQYSTDNGPHMNTWPDAAMTPFRGEKNTNWEGGFRVPAMVRWPGKIEPGSVSNEIMHHMDWLPTFLAMAGVPDIKEQLLSGDVEAIGRSYKVHLDGYNSLDYLLGEEDASPRNEVLYFSDDGDLTALRYGDWKAIFLEHRYPQTLQAWAEPWTELRIPLLFNLRRDPYERANITSNTYWDWYIDRVYLLLPAADYVGQFLATFEEFPPRQEPGSFTIGDAKDKILGQIGSK
- a CDS encoding aromatic ring-hydroxylating dioxygenase subunit alpha, which gives rise to MPQPITDLSNVRNTVDKANGLPNPHYVDPIVFEEEKSALLKTQWAGLAVAADVPESGDAKPIEFLGQPLLLLRDKDGVVRVFHNICRHRGMILVEEARKIEGAIRCPYHSWCYSTKGNLVATPHVGGAGYNTHESINKSELGLIEVRSHIWRDVIWVNLSGTAPTFEEVNADLIERWKEFDLPLYHGGTDSHFELHLKTNWKLAIENYCESYHLPWVHPGLNSYSRLEDHYNIEEYGQYSGQGTTVYRQLKDEEGKSFPDFPVVGPKWGEQAEYIAVYPNVLLGVQRDHAFTIVLNPISTEKTVEHIHLYYAVPKTDHSLRATNTKMWKEVFEEDIFVVEGMQKGRHVEGFDGGRFSPVMDSPTHCFHDWVAGKIETYRAMQQAAE
- a CDS encoding succinylglutamate desuccinylase/aspartoacylase family protein, yielding MAKRKPFEIGDHEVEAGTRRTIDVPVSTLSDHTPVNLSVHVVHGRKPGPILFVSAAIHGDEVIGVEIVRRLLKATALKSMAGTLLAVPIVNTYGFLNHSRYLPDRRDLNRCFPGGSQGSMASRLAHIFMTEVVRRSNVGIDLHSAAIHRNNLPQIRLTTGNQHLAELGRAFGAPVMMQSKLREGSLRMAAEEAGVDVLLFEAGEGLRFDELAARSGVSGILRVMQHLGMVGSKGVPKVKHAPVLAGDSSWYRAPAGGLFRGYVTIGDVVQPGTVLGAISDPFGEVEDEVYAETHGIVIGRTNMPGVYEGDALFHIAETARADAAAEGVNAQLEAAPLFDEDEII
- a CDS encoding H-type lectin domain-containing protein; this encodes MKQLVNQIVGIDQGDNILFSDFEDGGEMWTGKGPRMRRKALRFSQPFKSPPAVHVALSMWDMDTAVNARADVSAENITKNGFDVIFRTWGDTRVARARISWLAIGALGHADDWELY
- a CDS encoding NTP transferase domain-containing protein, with product MNSIPSNTDLAILIPAAGASSRMRGSDKLLERVEGQPLLQRQTQLALDTGMQVCVTLPATPSLRHSLLASLARPSLTLISCQDASEGLAASIRAGAQWAQRKKLNSLMVLLADLPEITSIDLQKMIVEYTTAPQSVFRACDINGTPGHPVIFPQRMFKRLNTLTGDRGANALLKQEKVTLIPLTDMHATTDLDTPEAWAAWRHKSP